One Natrinema marinum genomic window carries:
- a CDS encoding HEAT repeat domain-containing protein, whose product MEAETGTVEVDLVQVSGEVAPEGGKGRFEEEVELESELSIDPIPVSITEQLAAVAEAGQETIAFYREHGIDPSTVRGSLPTLVEDVELALESIKECSSLVFDSSLDVYEELLLENSTSADDTFGPIRDDWLLHRARETDAIEQLIDERIRPADADTARRWYKSLLLSFEDEIIERTLDALATEPDQGAIGGLLLFVWDDGPRFGPRAISILGTLLATSETFEETREERRFVLEQLEEIATHSEHAHVRAAAVEALGQIGESRSRTIFETARDDPDPEVRAAAEAALERLEGDR is encoded by the coding sequence ATGGAAGCAGAGACAGGTACGGTCGAGGTCGATCTCGTTCAGGTTTCTGGGGAGGTGGCACCCGAAGGCGGGAAAGGTCGCTTTGAGGAGGAGGTTGAACTCGAGTCAGAGCTGTCGATCGATCCAATTCCGGTTTCAATCACGGAGCAGCTTGCAGCAGTGGCAGAGGCCGGTCAAGAGACGATAGCGTTCTACCGTGAGCATGGAATAGACCCGTCCACAGTCCGTGGTTCGCTACCGACGTTGGTTGAAGATGTAGAACTAGCACTAGAGTCTATCAAAGAGTGTTCCAGTTTAGTCTTCGATAGCTCGCTTGACGTATACGAAGAACTACTCCTAGAGAATTCCACGAGTGCTGACGATACCTTCGGACCAATCAGAGACGACTGGCTTCTTCATCGCGCCCGCGAGACCGACGCGATCGAGCAGCTAATCGACGAGCGGATTCGGCCCGCAGACGCGGACACGGCCCGACGTTGGTACAAGTCCTTGCTCCTGTCGTTCGAGGACGAGATTATAGAACGGACGCTGGATGCGCTGGCCACTGAGCCGGATCAGGGTGCGATCGGTGGGTTACTGCTGTTCGTCTGGGACGACGGTCCACGGTTTGGGCCGCGAGCAATTTCGATTCTTGGGACACTGCTGGCAACGTCCGAGACGTTCGAGGAAACGCGAGAGGAACGCCGGTTCGTGCTCGAGCAACTCGAGGAGATCGCTACTCACTCCGAGCACGCTCACGTCCGAGCCGCGGCCGTCGAAGCACTCGGCCAGATCGGCGAGTCGCGCTCTCGAACAATCTTCGAGACGGCTCGCGACGACCCTGATCCCGAGGTTCGTGCTGCGGCGGAAGCGGCCCTCGAACGCCTTGAGGGCGACCGGTGA
- a CDS encoding ABC transporter permease, with product MNPLESLRLAWRSIRGHKLRSALTTLGIIIGIAAVIAFVSLGASLQAGIIGDISPDDQRSLYGWAAEPDTEGGPLAGAQPVFTQDDLEAVEELAEVDAAYGYATIQTQAISNGNETVAQGNGLIASGPSYIRDDQLAEGRQFRMGEREAVINPAAAGQFEENVTVGDNLTVTFLGGERTTIEVVGITEDSEGLSPFEGFEASPRIYVPTDPYYVEQAARLGFGGGGGGDNANDSGNESADTGGGQARFLAIVVEAPSDDAADIDAARQAAADYLESDRSDASELMGDDLEVQLQTSTELLQQLEDVLGLLRNFIVGIAAISLLVGSIGIANIMLVSVTERTREIGIMKAVGAQNRDVLGLFLTESVILGVIGAILGTGLGLVAGYLGAQYIDLPLVYPLEYVALAVVVGMLVGIVAGLYPAWRAARTDPIDALRYE from the coding sequence ATGAACCCGCTCGAAAGCCTGCGCCTCGCGTGGCGCTCGATTCGCGGCCACAAGCTCCGGTCCGCGCTGACGACGCTCGGGATCATCATCGGGATCGCGGCGGTGATCGCGTTCGTCAGTCTCGGCGCGAGCCTCCAGGCAGGGATCATCGGCGATATCAGCCCCGACGATCAGCGCAGTCTCTACGGCTGGGCGGCCGAACCCGACACGGAGGGCGGCCCGCTGGCCGGTGCCCAGCCCGTCTTCACGCAGGACGACCTCGAGGCCGTCGAGGAGTTAGCGGAGGTCGACGCGGCCTACGGCTACGCGACGATCCAGACGCAAGCGATCTCGAACGGCAACGAGACGGTCGCTCAGGGCAACGGCTTGATCGCCTCGGGGCCGTCGTACATCCGCGACGATCAGTTGGCCGAGGGGAGACAGTTCCGAATGGGTGAGCGCGAAGCGGTGATCAACCCCGCGGCGGCGGGGCAGTTCGAGGAGAACGTCACCGTCGGCGACAATCTCACCGTGACCTTCCTCGGCGGCGAGCGGACGACGATCGAGGTCGTCGGCATCACCGAGGACAGCGAAGGGCTGAGCCCGTTCGAGGGGTTCGAGGCCTCACCGCGGATCTACGTCCCGACCGATCCTTACTACGTCGAACAGGCGGCCAGGTTGGGGTTCGGCGGAGGCGGGGGCGGTGACAACGCCAACGACAGCGGCAACGAGAGCGCCGATACCGGCGGCGGTCAGGCTCGCTTCCTCGCGATCGTCGTCGAGGCCCCTTCGGACGACGCCGCCGACATCGATGCCGCCCGACAAGCGGCGGCCGACTATCTCGAGAGCGATCGGTCCGACGCGAGCGAGCTGATGGGCGACGACCTCGAGGTGCAACTCCAAACGAGCACGGAGTTGCTCCAGCAGTTAGAGGACGTGCTGGGACTCCTGCGGAACTTCATCGTCGGTATCGCTGCCATCTCCCTGCTGGTGGGCTCGATCGGTATTGCGAACATCATGCTCGTGAGCGTCACCGAGCGCACCCGCGAGATCGGCATCATGAAAGCAGTCGGCGCGCAAAACCGCGACGTACTCGGGCTCTTCCTGACCGAATCGGTGATCCTCGGCGTGATCGGCGCGATTCTGGGAACGGGGCTGGGACTCGTCGCGGGCTATCTCGGCGCGCAGTACATCGATCTGCCGCTGGTCTACCCCCTCGAGTACGTCGCGCTCGCGGTCGTCGTCGGGATGCTGGTGGGCATCGTCGCCGGGCTCTACCCGGCCTGGCGGGCCGCGCGGACGGATCCGATCGACGCGCTCAGATACGAGTGA
- a CDS encoding IMP cyclohydrolase — MYVGRFVVVGPDVGAYRVSSRSFPNREITAREEALTVGPTEDAPETDNPYVSYNCLRVVETPTGETATFGNGSHVDPIAEKLELGYPARDALAESLLALDYEKDDYDTPRIAATIGGGGEALIGTIRKDALLVETVDEPTLVATYEKDAPEPIELEAGSAEDAATEAYDLEFEHAVCAAGVARTEDGFETALENGD, encoded by the coding sequence ATGTACGTCGGACGATTCGTCGTCGTCGGCCCCGATGTCGGGGCGTACCGCGTGTCGTCGCGGTCGTTCCCGAACCGCGAGATCACCGCTCGAGAGGAGGCGCTCACGGTCGGTCCCACCGAAGACGCTCCCGAGACGGACAACCCCTACGTCTCCTACAACTGCCTCCGCGTCGTCGAGACGCCGACGGGCGAGACCGCGACGTTCGGTAACGGCTCGCACGTCGATCCGATCGCGGAGAAACTCGAGTTGGGCTATCCCGCCCGCGATGCGCTGGCCGAGAGCCTGCTGGCGCTCGACTACGAGAAAGACGACTACGACACGCCCCGGATCGCGGCGACGATCGGCGGCGGTGGCGAGGCGCTGATCGGTACGATCCGGAAGGACGCGCTGCTGGTCGAGACCGTCGATGAGCCGACGCTGGTCGCGACCTACGAGAAAGACGCGCCGGAGCCGATCGAACTCGAGGCGGGAAGCGCCGAGGACGCGGCGACGGAGGCCTACGACCTCGAGTTCGAACACGCAGTGTGTGCGGCCGGCGTGGCCCGAACCGAGGACGGGTTCGAGACGGCACTCGAGAACGGCGACTGA
- the larB gene encoding nickel pincer cofactor biosynthesis protein LarB, translating into MRELLEAVADGSLSPAQAEAELRGYATGEAGRFDAARDRRRGVPEAIFADGKSIAQVVALAETALETTDRALLTRVSEPQFDALETLVTETVPDATIDRRGPTVHVAMPDYEPPELAATVGIATGGTVDEWVADEAALVCEDAGATVDRVHDIGVAALSRTLDQLDRLRDADVLIVAAGREGALPTVVAGLVDTPVIAVPVSSGYGHRGDGQAALAGMLQSCTVLSVVNIDAGFVAGAQATLIARAIGAARD; encoded by the coding sequence ATGCGCGAACTCCTCGAGGCCGTCGCCGACGGCTCGCTGTCGCCGGCCCAGGCCGAAGCCGAACTCAGGGGCTACGCCACCGGCGAGGCGGGTCGGTTCGACGCCGCTCGCGACCGCCGCCGCGGCGTCCCGGAGGCGATCTTCGCCGACGGGAAGTCGATCGCCCAGGTCGTCGCACTCGCCGAAACCGCACTCGAGACGACGGACCGTGCGCTCCTCACTCGGGTGTCGGAACCGCAGTTCGACGCCCTCGAGACGCTCGTCACGGAGACGGTTCCGGACGCGACGATCGATCGGCGTGGGCCGACGGTCCACGTCGCGATGCCCGACTACGAGCCGCCCGAACTCGCGGCGACGGTGGGGATCGCGACCGGTGGGACGGTCGACGAGTGGGTCGCCGACGAGGCGGCGCTCGTCTGCGAAGACGCCGGTGCGACGGTCGATCGAGTCCACGATATCGGCGTCGCGGCACTGTCCCGAACCTTGGACCAACTCGACCGACTCCGCGACGCCGACGTGCTGATCGTCGCCGCCGGCCGTGAAGGCGCGCTGCCGACCGTCGTCGCCGGCCTCGTCGATACGCCGGTCATCGCCGTTCCCGTCTCGAGCGGCTACGGCCACAGGGGCGACGGCCAGGCAGCGCTCGCCGGGATGTTGCAGTCCTGTACCGTGCTGTCCGTCGTCAACATCGACGCAGGGTTCGTCGCCGGCGCCCAGGCGACGCTGATCGCGCGAGCGATCGGCGCCGCTCGCGACTAA
- a CDS encoding DUF5518 domain-containing protein — MVRSRTAINAIIGALVGVVLSFVPLSTVLGGVVAGFLEGPNERDGTIVGALAGAIAFLPIAAVGFFFIGFFGLVLTGELPVSGIVLLSILVVSAGLFFLLYTVGLSALGGYLGAYLAAEYPDRRRRTRETIGFETAARTRDADAAPTRDREPEEWDGAQEPDPERERDWDR; from the coding sequence ATGGTCCGCAGCCGAACCGCCATCAACGCGATCATCGGTGCCCTCGTCGGCGTCGTCCTCTCCTTTGTCCCGCTGTCGACCGTCCTCGGCGGCGTCGTCGCGGGCTTTCTCGAGGGGCCCAACGAGCGCGACGGGACGATCGTCGGCGCGCTGGCCGGCGCGATCGCTTTCCTGCCGATCGCGGCCGTCGGCTTCTTTTTCATCGGGTTCTTCGGTCTCGTCCTCACGGGTGAGCTCCCCGTTAGCGGGATCGTACTCCTCTCGATACTGGTCGTCAGCGCCGGTCTCTTCTTCCTGTTGTACACCGTCGGCCTGTCGGCGCTGGGCGGCTACCTCGGCGCCTATCTGGCCGCGGAGTATCCCGACCGACGGCGACGGACCCGAGAGACGATCGGCTTCGAGACGGCAGCCCGCACTCGGGACGCCGACGCCGCACCGACTCGTGACCGCGAGCCCGAGGAGTGGGACGGAGCGCAGGAACCGGACCCGGAACGGGAACGAGACTGGGATCGATAA
- a CDS encoding GIY-YIG nuclease family protein, whose translation MTEHVVYVLECADGSLYTGYTTDLERRVAEHDAGDGAKYTRGRTPVELRYHERFDSKSAAMSREYEIKQLRRAEKERLVGLE comes from the coding sequence ATGACCGAGCACGTGGTCTACGTCCTCGAGTGCGCCGACGGCTCGCTGTACACCGGCTACACGACCGACCTCGAGCGACGCGTCGCCGAACACGACGCCGGCGACGGCGCCAAGTACACGCGCGGGCGAACGCCGGTGGAACTCCGCTACCACGAGCGCTTCGACTCGAAATCAGCGGCGATGTCCCGCGAGTACGAGATCAAGCAACTGCGCCGCGCCGAGAAGGAACGGCTCGTCGGCCTCGAGTGA
- a CDS encoding ABC transporter ATP-binding protein, whose amino-acid sequence MATSGTAVSLSSVRKTYRIGEPVHALDGVTLEVPQGSYTAIMGPSGSGKSTLMNLVGCLDTPTEGEVVVGGREVGALSDRERTRLRGTEVGFVFQTFNLMPRLNAVENVALPQLFQGVDRTERRERARDLLERVGLADRGDHLPNELSGGQRQRVALARALINEPAIVLADEPSGNLDTETEAEILDLFDEFHDAGTTMLVVTHERHVAERAERIVHLLDGKIERIEELDGAGAAGTSQADSATGGSSAGGDSE is encoded by the coding sequence ATGGCGACTTCGGGCACGGCCGTCTCCCTCTCGAGCGTCCGCAAAACCTACCGTATCGGCGAACCCGTCCACGCCCTCGACGGCGTCACACTCGAGGTGCCGCAGGGATCGTACACCGCGATCATGGGTCCCAGCGGCTCCGGGAAGTCGACGCTGATGAACCTCGTCGGCTGTCTCGACACGCCGACCGAGGGCGAGGTCGTCGTCGGCGGCCGCGAGGTGGGCGCGCTGAGCGACCGCGAGCGAACGCGTCTCCGGGGGACCGAGGTCGGCTTCGTCTTCCAGACGTTCAACCTGATGCCGCGGTTGAACGCCGTCGAGAACGTCGCGCTGCCGCAGCTGTTTCAGGGTGTCGACCGGACGGAGCGTCGAGAGCGGGCGCGCGATCTGCTCGAGCGCGTCGGGCTGGCCGATCGGGGCGATCACCTGCCGAACGAGCTTTCGGGCGGCCAGCGCCAGCGGGTCGCGCTCGCGCGGGCGCTGATCAACGAGCCGGCGATCGTGCTGGCCGACGAGCCGTCCGGGAACCTCGATACCGAGACCGAGGCCGAAATCCTCGATCTCTTCGACGAGTTCCACGACGCCGGGACGACGATGCTGGTGGTCACCCACGAGCGCCACGTCGCCGAGCGCGCCGAGCGGATCGTTCACCTCCTCGACGGGAAGATCGAGCGGATCGAGGAGCTCGACGGTGCCGGCGCGGCCGGCACGTCGCAGGCCGATTCGGCGACGGGCGGCTCGAGTGCGGGAGGCGATTCCGAATGA
- a CDS encoding AI-2E family transporter, which translates to MTGTENPTANARRRYVLAAIVVALGLLTGGILLEVLGTILFALTVAYVLVPVQRWLVRRGLSEWTGALVATLLGFLSAVAVFTPLAVALYFRLEQVLAVVAGLPENVSVAAFGMTHTIEVGQVQAAALEFLSGAAATFALALPVLAIKLALFVVLLFGLLLKGDEAGRAAIAPVPHGYRDIVYALAKRARETLYAIYVLQVATSIATLAVAYPLFWLLGYEGALTLAIVAAIMQFVPIIGPSMLIAPITLYHVVAGDLAAAVLIGGLGLVLVAWLPDIAVRPRLARRSAGLPGSLYFVGFTGGLFTLGAIGVVVGPLIVAVFVEAVDLLADEVNTDATFSELVEADLEEPPDADDTDDAEATFEEPSSRATND; encoded by the coding sequence GTGACAGGGACCGAGAACCCGACCGCGAACGCGCGTCGTCGATACGTTCTCGCGGCGATCGTCGTCGCGCTCGGCCTCCTGACCGGCGGCATCTTACTCGAAGTGCTCGGGACGATCCTCTTCGCGCTCACGGTGGCCTACGTCCTCGTGCCCGTCCAGCGCTGGCTCGTCAGGCGCGGCCTCTCGGAGTGGACCGGCGCTCTCGTCGCGACCCTGCTTGGCTTCCTGAGCGCGGTCGCCGTCTTCACGCCGCTGGCCGTCGCGCTCTACTTCCGACTCGAGCAGGTGCTCGCGGTCGTCGCCGGCCTCCCCGAGAACGTCTCGGTCGCGGCCTTCGGGATGACCCACACGATCGAGGTGGGGCAGGTTCAGGCTGCCGCCCTCGAGTTCCTGAGCGGGGCCGCGGCGACGTTCGCGCTGGCGCTGCCGGTGCTCGCGATCAAGCTCGCGCTGTTCGTCGTCCTCCTCTTTGGCCTGCTGCTCAAAGGCGACGAGGCCGGTCGGGCTGCCATCGCGCCGGTTCCCCACGGCTACCGAGATATCGTCTACGCGCTCGCGAAACGGGCACGCGAAACGCTGTACGCGATCTACGTCCTGCAGGTCGCGACCTCGATCGCCACGCTGGCGGTCGCCTATCCGCTGTTCTGGCTGCTCGGCTACGAGGGCGCCCTGACGCTGGCGATCGTCGCCGCGATCATGCAGTTCGTTCCGATCATCGGTCCCAGCATGCTCATCGCCCCGATCACGCTCTATCACGTTGTCGCCGGCGATCTCGCCGCGGCGGTGCTGATCGGCGGGCTCGGCCTCGTCCTCGTCGCCTGGCTCCCCGACATCGCCGTCCGCCCCCGGCTGGCCCGCCGGTCGGCCGGCCTCCCCGGCAGCCTCTACTTCGTCGGCTTTACCGGCGGGCTCTTCACGCTCGGCGCGATCGGCGTCGTCGTCGGCCCGCTGATCGTCGCCGTCTTCGTCGAGGCCGTCGACCTGCTGGCCGACGAGGTCAACACCGACGCCACGTTCAGCGAGCTCGTCGAAGCCGATCTCGAGGAGCCCCCCGACGCCGACGACACCGACGACGCGGAGGCGACCTTCGAGGAGCCCAGTTCGCGGGCCACGAACGACTGA
- a CDS encoding DUF7563 family protein → MPKCDHCGAHVSERFARVFANERGEIHACVSCSANAGIAEAAKERARGA, encoded by the coding sequence ATGCCCAAGTGTGACCACTGCGGCGCGCACGTCTCCGAACGCTTCGCGCGTGTCTTCGCCAACGAACGCGGCGAGATCCACGCGTGTGTCAGTTGTTCGGCCAATGCCGGAATCGCGGAAGCCGCGAAAGAGCGCGCTCGCGGCGCGTAA
- a CDS encoding metallophosphoesterase family protein has translation MKVGLISDIHGNRVALEAVLADMPAVDALYCAGDVVGYNPWPADCVDELRERNVPTVMGNHDAAVAAETPFRFNGMAKAGVEHAKNQLSEGHLEWLASLPGERCECDGRVKLVHGHPDDPDRYTRYTYPREFSPRMLGDEDVLVLGHTHVQGAKQFAEGIVVNPGSVGQPRDGDPRAGYAVVDLDALTVDTHRVEYDIEAVQEAVGEAGLPDRIGTRLARGE, from the coding sequence ATGAAGGTCGGACTCATTTCGGATATCCATGGCAATCGGGTCGCCCTCGAGGCCGTCCTCGCGGACATGCCAGCGGTCGACGCGCTGTACTGCGCCGGCGACGTGGTCGGCTACAACCCCTGGCCGGCGGACTGCGTCGACGAGTTGCGGGAACGGAACGTGCCGACGGTGATGGGCAACCACGACGCCGCGGTCGCCGCGGAGACCCCCTTCCGGTTCAACGGGATGGCCAAAGCGGGCGTCGAGCACGCGAAGAATCAGCTCTCGGAGGGGCACCTCGAGTGGCTCGCTTCGCTGCCCGGCGAGCGCTGCGAGTGCGACGGACGGGTGAAACTCGTCCACGGGCATCCGGACGATCCCGACCGGTACACCCGGTATACGTACCCCAGAGAGTTCTCGCCCCGAATGCTCGGCGACGAAGACGTGCTGGTGCTCGGCCACACCCACGTCCAGGGCGCAAAGCAGTTCGCGGAGGGAATCGTGGTCAACCCCGGCAGCGTCGGCCAGCCTCGCGACGGCGATCCGCGGGCGGGCTACGCCGTCGTCGATCTGGATGCCCTGACCGTCGACACTCACCGCGTCGAGTACGATATCGAGGCGGTCCAGGAGGCGGTCGGCGAGGCCGGCCTCCCCGACCGCATCGGAACGCGGCTGGCTCGCGGCGAGTGA
- the cysE gene encoding serine O-acetyltransferase, translating to MCRRIREDVRAMCERDPAATGWLEVLLGYPGLHAVWMHLLCHRLWNAGFGLTARLLSNLVRFLTGVEIHPAAEIGRRVTIDHGMGVVIGETAEIGDDVHMYHGVTLGGDANEPVKRHPTVESGAQLGANATLLGDITIGEDAAVGAGSVVTGDVEPGATVVGVPAERVD from the coding sequence ATGTGTAGGCGCATCCGCGAAGACGTGCGCGCGATGTGCGAACGCGATCCCGCCGCGACAGGGTGGCTCGAGGTCCTGCTCGGCTATCCGGGGCTGCACGCCGTCTGGATGCACCTACTGTGTCACCGGCTCTGGAACGCCGGCTTCGGGCTGACCGCGCGGCTGCTCTCGAACCTCGTGCGATTCCTAACGGGCGTGGAGATCCATCCGGCCGCCGAGATCGGCCGCCGGGTGACGATCGATCACGGAATGGGCGTCGTCATCGGCGAGACGGCCGAGATCGGCGATGACGTCCACATGTACCACGGGGTCACCCTCGGCGGCGACGCGAACGAACCGGTCAAGCGACATCCCACGGTCGAATCGGGCGCACAGTTGGGCGCGAACGCGACGCTGCTGGGCGACATCACGATCGGCGAGGACGCGGCCGTCGGCGCCGGCTCGGTCGTCACGGGGGACGTAGAACCAGGCGCGACCGTCGTCGGCGTGCCGGCGGAGCGAGTGGACTGA
- a CDS encoding DUF1931 family protein: MADLIVKAAVKEALDDKNVASDFYDALDDEVSELLEDAARRAEANDRKTVQPRDL, encoded by the coding sequence ATGGCAGACCTTATCGTCAAAGCCGCCGTGAAGGAAGCGCTCGATGACAAAAACGTAGCCTCGGACTTCTACGACGCGCTCGACGACGAAGTCTCCGAGCTGCTCGAAGACGCCGCCCGACGAGCCGAGGCCAACGACCGGAAGACGGTCCAGCCCCGCGACCTGTAA
- the rpiA gene encoding ribose-5-phosphate isomerase RpiA: MKTEGGSDGAKRRAGERAAEDVEDGFVVGLGTGSTTAHAIRALGRAVDDGLEIRGIPTSFQSRRLALEVGIPLTDLDAVDGVDLAIDGADQVVDDPEGGSHGALIKGGGAAHAREKLIDAAADRFVVVADPSKLADRLERPVPVEVLPDARPVVAERLREMGGEPTLRDAERKDGPVVTDNGNLVFDCAFGAIDDPDALAARLSRIPGIVEHGLFVGLADATYVGSADGVSVRRY, translated from the coding sequence ATGAAGACGGAGGGCGGCTCCGATGGGGCGAAGCGCCGCGCCGGCGAGCGCGCGGCCGAGGACGTCGAGGACGGGTTCGTCGTCGGGCTCGGCACCGGCTCGACGACCGCCCACGCGATCCGGGCGCTCGGCCGGGCTGTGGACGACGGCCTCGAGATTCGCGGGATCCCCACCTCGTTTCAATCGCGCCGGTTGGCGCTCGAGGTCGGCATCCCCCTGACCGACCTCGACGCGGTCGACGGCGTCGACCTCGCGATCGACGGCGCGGATCAGGTCGTCGACGATCCCGAAGGGGGGAGCCACGGCGCGCTGATCAAGGGCGGCGGCGCGGCCCACGCGCGAGAGAAACTGATCGATGCGGCCGCGGACCGGTTCGTCGTCGTCGCCGATCCCTCGAAGCTCGCCGATCGGCTCGAGCGGCCGGTACCCGTCGAAGTCCTCCCGGACGCTCGCCCAGTCGTCGCCGAGCGCCTCCGCGAGATGGGCGGCGAGCCGACGCTCCGGGACGCCGAGCGAAAGGACGGCCCCGTCGTGACCGACAACGGCAACCTCGTCTTCGACTGTGCGTTCGGGGCGATCGACGACCCCGACGCGCTGGCGGCACGGCTCTCGCGGATTCCGGGCATCGTCGAACACGGGCTGTTCGTCGGGCTGGCCGACGCGACCTACGTCGGTTCGGCGGACGGCGTCTCGGTTCGCCGCTACTGA
- a CDS encoding phosphoglucomutase/phosphomannomutase family protein: METISFGTDGWRATLEEFTAPRVRMVGQAVATYLADEGLEGPVAVGYDARETSRGFAEELARVLCANGIDVLLSDRDRPTPLVAHAIVERDLAGGLVITASHNPPEYNGVKFIPEDGAPALPAVTDAIAARLAEPDPLPEDQHGTVSEVDFAGSHADAALELVAELAGDADLSGLTVAYDAMHGSGRDTTDALLERAGATVERLRCERDPDFGGGSPEPAAENLEALIEAVRADDGVDLGIANDGDADRIAIVTPERGYLDENLFFAALYDYLLEDESGAAVRSVSTTYLIDRVAEAHGETVREVPVGFKWVAEAMADGDALVGGEESGGFTVRGHVREKDGVLMALLAAAMHADEPVDERVDRLLEAHGTVAQDKISVDCPDDEKERVVSDLEDEIPATVAGTDVEDINTADGFKLLLADGSWLLVRPSGTEPVLRVYAEAEDEERIRALLEAGRELVEPLV; the protein is encoded by the coding sequence ATGGAGACGATCAGCTTCGGCACCGACGGCTGGCGGGCGACGCTCGAGGAGTTTACGGCCCCCCGAGTTCGGATGGTGGGGCAGGCGGTCGCGACGTACCTCGCCGACGAGGGGCTCGAGGGGCCGGTGGCGGTGGGGTACGACGCCCGCGAGACCTCGCGCGGGTTCGCCGAAGAACTGGCGCGAGTGCTGTGTGCGAACGGCATCGACGTGTTGCTCTCCGACCGCGACCGGCCGACGCCGCTGGTCGCCCACGCGATCGTCGAGCGAGACCTCGCGGGCGGGCTCGTCATCACGGCCTCGCACAACCCGCCGGAGTACAACGGCGTGAAGTTCATCCCCGAGGACGGCGCGCCGGCGCTGCCCGCCGTCACCGACGCCATCGCGGCGCGGCTCGCCGAACCCGACCCGCTTCCCGAGGACCAGCACGGGACCGTCAGCGAGGTCGACTTCGCCGGATCGCACGCCGACGCCGCCCTCGAGCTGGTCGCGGAACTGGCGGGCGACGCCGACCTCTCGGGGCTGACCGTCGCCTACGACGCCATGCACGGCAGCGGCCGCGACACGACCGATGCCCTCCTCGAGCGCGCCGGAGCCACCGTCGAGCGCCTGCGCTGTGAACGCGATCCCGATTTCGGTGGCGGCTCGCCCGAACCCGCCGCCGAGAACCTCGAGGCGCTGATCGAAGCTGTCAGAGCGGACGACGGCGTCGACCTCGGCATCGCCAACGACGGCGACGCCGACCGGATCGCCATCGTCACGCCCGAACGCGGCTATCTGGACGAGAATCTCTTTTTCGCTGCGCTCTACGACTATCTGCTCGAGGACGAGTCAGGCGCGGCGGTGCGCTCGGTCTCGACCACCTACCTGATCGACCGGGTCGCCGAGGCCCACGGCGAAACCGTCCGCGAGGTCCCCGTCGGCTTCAAATGGGTCGCCGAGGCGATGGCCGACGGCGACGCCTTGGTCGGCGGCGAAGAATCGGGCGGCTTCACCGTCCGAGGCCACGTCCGCGAAAAGGATGGCGTCCTCATGGCCCTGCTCGCGGCCGCGATGCACGCCGACGAACCGGTAGACGAGCGCGTGGATCGCCTGCTCGAAGCCCACGGCACCGTCGCCCAGGACAAGATCAGCGTGGACTGCCCCGACGACGAGAAAGAACGGGTGGTATCGGATCTCGAGGACGAGATCCCCGCGACCGTGGCGGGAACCGATGTCGAGGACATCAACACCGCCGACGGCTTCAAGCTCCTGCTGGCCGACGGCTCCTGGCTGCTCGTGCGGCCCAGCGGGACCGAGCCCGTGTTGCGGGTCTACGCCGAGGCCGAGGACGAGGAGCGGATTCGGGCATTGCTCGAGGCGGGGCGGGAACTGGTCGAACCGCTGGTGTAA
- a CDS encoding homing endonuclease associated repeat-containing protein: MTTEDECLEALQEAADRLGESPTKAQYEELGLTPASATIIRTCGGWNDAKEMAGLQTNPSRGARVGSKPDDVDLPDGTSWEELSVDQRWHYKNADWNTERSLERRESHRAWANRLQRMRGGCARCDETNPVCLDFHHVDEGRKEMAVGKMIAFGYAKDRIENEIEKCIVLCANCHRKEHSDTEMS; the protein is encoded by the coding sequence GTGACGACGGAAGACGAGTGCCTCGAGGCGCTGCAGGAGGCGGCCGATCGCCTCGGCGAATCGCCGACGAAAGCACAGTACGAGGAACTAGGGCTGACACCGGCTTCCGCGACGATCATTCGGACGTGTGGCGGGTGGAACGACGCGAAAGAGATGGCGGGGCTACAGACAAACCCCTCGAGAGGGGCACGCGTCGGTTCGAAGCCGGACGATGTCGATCTTCCCGACGGAACGTCGTGGGAGGAGCTTTCCGTCGACCAGCGGTGGCACTATAAAAACGCCGACTGGAATACCGAGCGTTCGCTCGAAAGGCGAGAATCACACAGGGCTTGGGCGAACCGACTGCAACGAATGCGTGGCGGTTGTGCTCGCTGTGACGAGACGAACCCGGTCTGCCTCGACTTCCATCACGTCGACGAGGGGCGAAAAGAAATGGCTGTCGGGAAGATGATCGCCTTCGGATACGCGAAAGACCGAATCGAAAACGAGATCGAGAAGTGTATCGTTCTCTGTGCGAACTGCCACCGGAAAGAACATTCTGACACCGAAATGTCGTAA